GATGAACAGCGGTGCCGAGGCGGTGGAGACCGCGATCAAGGCCGCGCGTCGCTGGGGCTATCGGGTCAAGGGCATCGCCCGTGACAAGGCGCGTATCGTCACTGCCACCGACAACTTCCATGGTCGCACCACTACCATCGTCGGGTTCTCCACCGAGCCGCAGTACAAGGATGGCTTCGGCCCGTTCAGCGACGGTTTCGACACGGCGACCTTCGGCGATATCGATAGCTTCCGTGCAGCCATCGGTCCGGATACCTGCGCCGTGCTGATCGAGCCGATCCAGGGCGAGGCCGGCATTCGCGTGCCGCCACAGGGGTTCCTGCGTCAGTTGCGCGAGCTGTGCGACGCCACCAACACCCTGCTGATTCTTGACGAGATCCAGTCCGGCCTTGGGCGTACCGGCAAGACCTTCGCCTTCGAGCACGAGGGCATTCGCCCGGATGGCCTGATCGTCGGCAAGGCGCTGGGCGGCGGGATCCTGCCGGTCTCGGCGTTCATCGCCGATCACGCATTGATGGACCTGTTCGATGCCGGCAGCCATGGTTCGACCTTCGGCGGCAATCCGCTGGCGGCAGCGGTAGGCCTGGAGGCGCTGCGCGTGCTGGAAGACGAGCAACTGGCGCACAACAGTGCCGAGCTTGGCGCCTACCTGCAACAGCGCTTGCGTGAGATGGCCGTGCCGTTCGTGCGTGATATCCGTGGCCGTGGGCTGTGGGTCGGGATCGAGCTGGATCGCCCGGCGCGGCCATACTGCGAGGCACTGATGGCGCTGGGCGTGCTGGCCAAGGAAACCCACGAGACCGTGCTGCGCATCGCGCCGCCGCTGTGCATCAGCCGCGAGGAGCTGGACTGGGGGCTGGAGCGCATCCAGCAGGTCCTGCTGGGCTGAGGTATCGACCCTGTCGCGGGGGCCTCCGTCCTTTGTGGGTGCGACGGTTCGGCGCCCCGACTTGTCCGCAAAGAGGCCCGCTCAGGCAAGCACATTGTCCAGGGTGCTGCCATCGCGGCTCAGCGCCGCCAGCACCACCGCGGTGGCGGCGGTACGGGTTTCCACCCCCAGCTTGATGTACACATGCTCCAGGTGCTTGTTCACGGTGCGTGGGCTCAGGTCGAGGATGGTACCGATGTCGCGGTTGGTCTTGCCGCAGGCCACCCAGCGCAGCACCTCGACTTCGCGTCCGGTCAACTGGAAACGCGCCGACAGCAACCGGCTGGCCGGCGCATCGTCCAGGCTCAGGGTTGCAGGCTGCGAGGCTGCGCGTGCCGACAGCAACGAGCGAGAGGTGCGCAGATGGGCGGCAACGCGGGCCAATACTTCGTCGATGCGGATCGGCTTGGTCACGTAGTCGCTGCCACCGACTTCGAAGCCTTGCACCACATGTGCGCTTTCGGTGAGGGCGGTCATGAACAGCACCGGGATGTCGCTGCTGGCGGGCTGCGCCTTGATGCGCCGGCAGGTCTCGAAACCGTCCAGGCCCGGCATCATCGCATCGAGCAGGATCAGGTCCGGGCGTCGGCGTTCGATGCGGTTCAATGCGCTCAGGCCATCGAGGGCGACCAGCACCATGTGTCCGGCGTCGTTGAGGGCGTCGGACAACAGCGCGAGGTTGTCCGGGGTGTCGTCTACGATCAGCACGACGCCAGGTTCAGGGGCGGTGGTCAGCGCATTCATCTTCGGCCTCCTTGAGAGTGCGGGTGAGTTCGTCCAGGCGAAATTGCCGCAGCAGCGGGCGTAGCGTGTCGAGGAAGGCTGCCGTCTCGGGCGCCTCGGCCTGGATTGCATCGAGCCGGGCCTTGATGCCATGCACATGGCCGATGGCGCTGAGCTCGCCCAGGGCCACCAGCTCGGCGTAGGCCGGCAACACGCGTTGCGTGCAGGCGCCTGTGGCCTGGCGGCGGCGCCACTGCAGGCCGAGCTGGCGCTGGATGCGCTCGAGCAGGTCGGGGGTGCGCACGGGCTTTGCCAGGTAGTCGTTGCAGGTGCTGGCCAGGGCGCGCTCGTCGTTGAGGGCGTTGGCCGAGATGACGATGATCGGAGCCTTGGACAAGGCGTTGCGACGGATCAGCCGACTGGTGTCCCAGCCATCCATGCCGGGCATCGACAGGTCCATGAGGATCAGGTCCGGGCCGAGCAGGGCGACCTGGCGGATCGCTTCATGGCCATTACTGGCCTGCACCACCTCGAACCCCAGCGGCGTGAGCATGCCGCTGAGCACCTTGCGGTGGTCGACGTGGTCGTCCACCACCAGCACGCGCTGCGGGGGGCCGTCGTAGCCGATGATGTCGTGGGCCACATGCACCACCGCCTGCGGTGCGCGCACCTGGGGCAGATACAGGCGCACCTGGAAGCAGGTGCCTTTGTCCCGCTCGCTGCGCACCTGCAGTTCGCCGCCCATCAGCGAGGTGAGCATGCGGGTGATGGTCAGGCCCAGGCCAACCCCCTTGTCCTGGCGCATCAGGTCGCCGCGCTCGAATGGCTGGAAGAGTCGCTCGAGCTGGCCAGGGTCGATGCCGATGCCGGTGTCGATGATTTCGAAGGTCGCAGTTTCGCGCAGGTAGCCCACACGCAGACGCACTTCACCGCTGTCGGTGAAGTTGACCGCATTGCCGAGCAGGTTGATGAGGATCTGCCGCACTCGTTTCTCGTCGCCGCGTACCACCGCCGGTAGCGCACCGAGCGGCTCCAGGTGAAAGCGCAGGCCTTTGTCGCGTGCTTGCGGGGTGAACATCAGCTCCAGGTCGTGGAGCAGTTCGGGGAAGGGGATCTCGGTTTGCTCCAGGCGCAGCTTGCCGGCCTCGATCTTGGCCACGTCGAGCAGGCCGTCGATCAGCGACAACAGGTGCGAGCCGCTGCGCAGGATGGTCGCCAGAGCATCCTGGTGCTGGGCCG
The Pseudomonas putida genome window above contains:
- the rocD gene encoding ornithine--oxo-acid transaminase; the encoded protein is MNITRIIDREQRFGANNYSPLPVAISRAQGVWVEDCDGKRYLDMMSAYSAVSHGHAHPRIVAAAIAQLQKVSVVSRAFHSETLGHFLEALCEIAGFEAALPMNSGAEAVETAIKAARRWGYRVKGIARDKARIVTATDNFHGRTTTIVGFSTEPQYKDGFGPFSDGFDTATFGDIDSFRAAIGPDTCAVLIEPIQGEAGIRVPPQGFLRQLRELCDATNTLLILDEIQSGLGRTGKTFAFEHEGIRPDGLIVGKALGGGILPVSAFIADHALMDLFDAGSHGSTFGGNPLAAAVGLEALRVLEDEQLAHNSAELGAYLQQRLREMAVPFVRDIRGRGLWVGIELDRPARPYCEALMALGVLAKETHETVLRIAPPLCISREELDWGLERIQQVLLG
- a CDS encoding response regulator; amino-acid sequence: MNALTTAPEPGVVLIVDDTPDNLALLSDALNDAGHMVLVALDGLSALNRIERRRPDLILLDAMMPGLDGFETCRRIKAQPASSDIPVLFMTALTESAHVVQGFEVGGSDYVTKPIRIDEVLARVAAHLRTSRSLLSARAASQPATLSLDDAPASRLLSARFQLTGREVEVLRWVACGKTNRDIGTILDLSPRTVNKHLEHVYIKLGVETRTAATAVVLAALSRDGSTLDNVLA